From Calditrichota bacterium, one genomic window encodes:
- a CDS encoding NUDIX hydrolase — MKYCSNCGNRVSLKIPEGDTHARFVCDNCHVIHYQNPRMVVGCLPIWDDKILICKRAIEPKYGLWTLPAGFMENGETVEEGALRETLEESGAEVKIERLHSLYSLPQANQVYAIYLANMTSAYFDPGTESLECKLITVDQIPWDEIAFTAIKFSLKKYVENLTLKSKSTFLGRLNK, encoded by the coding sequence ATGAAATATTGCAGTAACTGTGGAAACAGAGTTTCCTTAAAAATACCTGAAGGCGACACACATGCCCGATTTGTATGCGACAATTGTCATGTAATCCACTATCAAAATCCAAGAATGGTTGTTGGCTGCCTCCCAATTTGGGATGACAAGATTTTGATCTGCAAACGGGCTATAGAGCCAAAATATGGACTTTGGACGTTACCTGCAGGTTTTATGGAAAATGGTGAAACGGTCGAGGAGGGTGCGCTAAGGGAAACGTTAGAGGAGTCCGGCGCAGAAGTGAAAATTGAACGCTTACATTCCTTATACAGTTTGCCCCAGGCAAACCAGGTTTATGCAATTTATTTAGCAAATATGACTTCGGCTTATTTTGATCCGGGAACAGAATCCCTTGAATGTAAACTGATAACAGTTGACCAGATCCCTTGGGATGAAATTGCTTTTACAGCCATAAAATTCAGCCTTAAAAAATATGTTGAAAATCTAACCCTTAAATCTAAGAGTACCTTTTTAGGGCGGCTCAATAAATAA
- a CDS encoding lipoate--protein ligase translates to MYLIKTPEIKDPKINLAIEEFAVRNLDISKDYLFIYSNSPSVIIGKNQNPFEEVNITFSNEKNIEIVRRISGGGAVYHENGNINFSFITENTKENFNNYKIFLNPIIKLLNRLGVPAKINHRNDIIVEGKKISGNAQFTSRNRLLSHGTLLFDANLQNVSKTLSSAINNIQSKSTKSVRSKVTNISEFLKKAIPVTDFRNSLADEILKAFSFEGYVEFNQIQWAEINGLAENKFNTWKWNWGRTPGFNVNIEDQKFEFKAILEIKNGLVVQIDYLDCPIQIRKILNGLQNLRFSKKEIENHIFQKPNQLNTKEKQKLINTIFPY, encoded by the coding sequence TTGTATTTAATAAAAACTCCAGAAATAAAAGATCCAAAAATTAACCTCGCGATTGAAGAATTTGCTGTTCGCAATCTTGATATTTCCAAAGACTATCTTTTTATATATTCAAATTCTCCATCAGTAATAATTGGTAAAAATCAAAATCCTTTTGAAGAAGTTAATATTACTTTTAGCAATGAGAAAAATATTGAAATAGTTAGAAGGATTTCAGGAGGCGGGGCAGTATATCATGAAAATGGAAATATTAATTTCAGCTTTATAACTGAAAACACTAAAGAGAATTTTAATAACTATAAAATATTTTTAAACCCAATAATCAAATTGTTGAACAGACTTGGGGTTCCTGCTAAAATAAATCATAGAAATGATATCATTGTTGAAGGAAAAAAAATTTCAGGAAATGCCCAATTTACAAGCCGCAACAGGCTTTTAAGTCATGGGACTTTGTTATTTGATGCAAATCTTCAAAATGTTAGCAAAACATTGAGTTCTGCCATTAATAATATTCAATCAAAAAGTACAAAATCTGTTAGAAGCAAAGTGACAAATATTTCAGAGTTTTTGAAAAAAGCAATTCCGGTTACGGATTTTAGAAATAGCCTGGCTGATGAAATTTTGAAGGCATTTTCATTTGAAGGTTATGTAGAATTTAACCAAATTCAGTGGGCTGAAATAAATGGTCTTGCTGAAAATAAATTCAACACCTGGAAATGGAATTGGGGAAGAACCCCTGGATTTAATGTAAATATTGAAGATCAGAAATTTGAATTTAAAGCAATACTTGAGATAAAGAATGGTTTAGTCGTTCAGATTGATTATCTGGATTGTCCAATTCAAATCCGAAAAATTTTAAATGGATTGCAAAATCTTCGCTTTTCAAAAAAGGAAATTGAAAACCATATTTTCCAGAAACCAAATCAATTGAATACAAAAGAAAAACAAAAATTAATAAATACTATTTTCCCCTACTAA
- a CDS encoding response regulator transcription factor: protein MNKKILVIDDDQKLNKLLKGYLAKFGFEVDTVDHPHAGLAKIKQEPPDLIILDVMLPDMEGFEVCKEIRKNSSTPIIMLTARGEVTDRIVGLELGADDYLPKPFEPRELVARMQTVLRRGETQALPEIKRFGSLTVDFRKHSATIDGNPIELTTAEFEILSLFVNNPWKLLNRDNLLDHLRGIEWDVFSRSVDVLVSRLRQKLNDDPKNPRFIKTVWGSGYKFIGEENED, encoded by the coding sequence ATGAATAAAAAAATATTGGTTATCGATGATGATCAAAAATTAAATAAACTGCTCAAAGGCTACTTGGCAAAATTCGGATTTGAAGTTGACACAGTCGATCATCCTCATGCAGGATTGGCAAAAATTAAACAGGAACCACCGGATCTGATTATCCTCGATGTTATGCTGCCTGATATGGAAGGTTTTGAAGTCTGCAAAGAAATCCGTAAAAACTCAAGCACACCTATTATCATGCTCACCGCACGTGGCGAGGTCACAGACCGTATCGTTGGATTAGAACTCGGGGCGGATGATTATCTACCAAAACCATTTGAGCCACGTGAATTGGTGGCCCGTATGCAAACTGTTCTACGCAGGGGCGAAACACAGGCTTTACCCGAAATAAAAAGATTTGGAAGTTTGACTGTAGATTTCCGAAAACACAGTGCCACCATTGATGGCAATCCAATTGAATTAACCACCGCAGAATTTGAAATTCTTTCTTTATTTGTTAACAACCCCTGGAAACTGTTGAACCGTGATAATTTGTTAGACCATTTGCGAGGTATTGAATGGGATGTCTTCAGCCGATCTGTTGATGTTCTGGTTAGTCGTTTGCGGCAAAAACTAAACGATGATCCTAAAAATCCAAGATTTATTAAAACTGTTTGGGGATCGGGGTATAAGTTTATTGGAGAAGAGAATGAAGATTAG
- a CDS encoding SDR family NAD(P)-dependent oxidoreductase has product MEKINIVTGGGTGIGRSICNILAQNGHKVLIVGRRLDKLKETQSYFPDRIDILKADISNEEDRKKIKDSVREKQIGFLVHNAAVLGKITGLENISLEEWRRVMSINVEAPLFLTQALLPNLGNSRILNISSGAAHFAIKSWGAYCTSKAALLMIYQMFNAEFGEKKILTASLRPGIVDTEMQGDIREASLEKNPHLQKFHDMFNDKSMETSERVAQFAYWVLTATSDQDYSAKEWDIREGDHVSKWDNVNK; this is encoded by the coding sequence TTGGAAAAAATAAATATAGTTACAGGCGGTGGCACAGGAATTGGCCGTTCAATTTGCAATATTCTTGCCCAAAATGGACACAAAGTATTAATTGTTGGCCGTCGTCTTGACAAACTAAAAGAAACTCAAAGTTATTTTCCTGATAGAATTGATATCTTAAAAGCTGATATTTCTAATGAGGAAGACCGTAAAAAGATTAAAGATTCTGTTAGAGAAAAACAGATAGGGTTTCTTGTCCACAATGCAGCTGTGCTAGGCAAAATAACAGGTTTGGAAAATATCAGTTTAGAAGAATGGCGAAGAGTAATGTCTATAAATGTTGAGGCTCCTTTGTTTCTTACGCAGGCGCTGTTACCAAACCTTGGAAACAGCAGGATTTTAAATATTTCTTCCGGGGCAGCTCACTTTGCGATAAAATCTTGGGGAGCCTATTGTACATCTAAAGCAGCATTGCTAATGATTTATCAAATGTTTAATGCAGAATTTGGTGAAAAGAAAATTTTAACTGCTTCATTAAGGCCGGGAATTGTCGATACGGAAATGCAGGGAGATATCAGAGAAGCAAGCCTGGAAAAAAATCCGCATTTACAAAAATTTCACGATATGTTTAATGACAAAAGTATGGAAACATCCGAGCGGGTTGCCCAATTTGCATACTGGGTGTTAACTGCAACAAGTGACCAGGATTATTCAGCAAAGGAATGGGATATCCGTGAAGGAGATCATGTTTCAAAGTGGGATAATGTCAATAAATAA
- a CDS encoding hydroxymethylglutaryl-CoA synthase, with product MSDVMIPSRQVGIIGYGAYIPVYRLPATEISELWRDGQDKLFLPVKQKSVPGKDEDTITMSIEAAQNALKRAQIEPSKIRAIWVGSESPPYAVKPSGTVVAEVLGIVPDIVAADMEFACKAGTEAMQTASAFVGSSMGEYALAIGMDTAQGRPGDALEYTAAAGGAAFLIGPAEESLAVLEGSYSFVTDTPDFFRRAYQHYPEHGNRFTGDPAYFKHITGSVTKLLDGLNLKPSDFTSAVFHQPNTKFPQKVAKQLGFTQEQIKHGLLAPYIGNTYAGASPLGLTDILDYSKPGDRILIASFGSGAGSDAFSFVVTDKIIDAVKRAPLTQDYIDRSIKITYGKYARWRKKIHK from the coding sequence ATGAGTGATGTAATGATACCATCCAGGCAAGTCGGCATTATCGGCTATGGAGCTTATATCCCTGTCTACAGGTTGCCCGCAACAGAAATATCTGAATTGTGGCGTGACGGGCAGGATAAATTATTTTTGCCGGTAAAACAAAAAAGTGTACCGGGCAAAGATGAAGATACAATTACAATGTCAATCGAAGCAGCTCAAAATGCTTTAAAAAGAGCACAGATTGAACCTTCAAAGATTCGTGCTATCTGGGTTGGATCAGAATCTCCTCCTTATGCTGTAAAACCATCTGGAACCGTGGTTGCTGAAGTATTAGGAATTGTGCCGGATATAGTTGCAGCCGATATGGAATTTGCATGTAAAGCCGGAACAGAAGCAATGCAGACAGCCAGTGCTTTTGTTGGCAGCTCAATGGGTGAATATGCACTTGCTATTGGCATGGATACAGCACAAGGGCGTCCGGGCGATGCGTTGGAATACACGGCAGCAGCTGGTGGAGCAGCATTTCTAATTGGCCCTGCAGAGGAATCATTGGCCGTTTTGGAAGGTTCTTACAGTTTTGTAACCGATACACCAGATTTTTTTAGAAGGGCTTATCAACATTATCCTGAGCATGGAAATCGTTTTACAGGCGACCCCGCATATTTTAAACATATTACCGGCTCCGTTACTAAATTGCTTGATGGATTAAATTTAAAACCATCAGATTTTACTTCAGCAGTTTTTCACCAGCCAAATACAAAATTTCCACAAAAAGTTGCCAAACAGCTTGGATTTACCCAGGAACAAATCAAACATGGTTTGTTGGCACCATATATTGGCAATACTTACGCGGGTGCTTCACCTTTGGGGCTGACCGATATTCTGGATTATTCAAAACCCGGTGACAGGATATTAATTGCAAGTTTTGGCTCCGGAGCAGGCAGTGATGCTTTTAGTTTTGTGGTTACGGATAAAATTATTGATGCTGTAAAAAGAGCTCCCTTAACACAAGATTATATTGATCGATCCATAAAAATTACTTATGGAAAATATGCGCGTTGGCGTAAAAAAATTCATAAATAG
- a CDS encoding Zn-ribbon domain-containing OB-fold protein produces MDIPRYWRLKNQRYRLQGKKCLDCGNLSFPPRLVCPKCKSRNCEKHYFKGLGTVYSHTTIYQAPDRFDHIAPYSVGLIDLEEGVRITAQFTDVLPADIEIGMKVEMVVRQIYEDGPKGPILYGYKFRPIIAA; encoded by the coding sequence ATGGATATCCCACGGTATTGGCGTTTAAAAAATCAACGTTATCGCTTACAGGGAAAAAAATGTCTTGATTGTGGAAACTTAAGTTTTCCTCCTAGACTCGTTTGTCCAAAATGCAAATCACGAAATTGCGAAAAGCATTACTTTAAAGGATTGGGAACAGTTTACAGCCATACCACAATTTACCAGGCACCCGATCGGTTTGATCATATTGCCCCGTATTCGGTTGGGTTGATTGATCTGGAAGAGGGCGTAAGGATTACAGCTCAATTTACGGACGTGCTTCCTGCTGATATTGAGATTGGTATGAAAGTGGAAATGGTTGTTCGTCAAATTTATGAAGACGGCCCCAAAGGACCAATATTATATGGGTATAAATTCAGGCCAATAATTGCCGCCTAA
- a CDS encoding HlyD family efflux transporter periplasmic adaptor subunit — MKNLKSILIGAALIISALVISGFLGSQNKEDIKKPEIQETVSKETIKVKNEIHEKTINTTGRMYAFEKVDLYSEVSGVLETNSIKFKEGKKYSKGETLLSINSDVYENTLKSQKSSFLNQLTLLLPDLKFDFPDEYAKWDKYLREFKIEAPIENLPKAESERENFYLASNNIFKLYYDIKSMEATFDKYTIEAPFAGIVTEANINPGTLVMNGQKLGEFINTSLFEMEAAISLSEINLLKIGTMVELKSIGSEETIEGKLVRINEKIDSETQSVKVFIQSSDKKIKDGMFLSAELKTNSNTSLAKLPEDAISNNIVKVQVENVEKEIEVEIYDRSEDYVYVKGLEDDSLVVIEPTIN; from the coding sequence ATGAAGAACTTAAAAAGCATTTTAATTGGAGCAGCGTTGATAATAAGTGCTCTGGTAATAAGTGGTTTTCTTGGTAGTCAAAATAAAGAAGATATAAAGAAACCAGAAATACAAGAAACAGTTTCAAAAGAAACAATAAAAGTAAAAAACGAAATTCACGAAAAAACAATTAACACTACCGGAAGAATGTATGCTTTTGAAAAAGTTGACCTATATTCTGAAGTTTCCGGAGTGTTGGAAACAAATTCTATAAAATTTAAAGAAGGAAAAAAATATTCAAAAGGTGAAACACTTTTAAGTATTAACTCAGATGTTTATGAAAACACCTTGAAATCACAAAAGAGTAGCTTCTTAAATCAGCTAACATTACTCTTGCCAGATCTTAAATTCGATTTTCCAGATGAATATGCAAAATGGGATAAGTATCTTAGAGAGTTCAAAATTGAAGCGCCCATTGAAAATCTTCCTAAAGCAGAATCAGAACGAGAAAATTTCTATTTAGCCTCAAATAACATTTTCAAATTGTACTATGATATTAAAAGCATGGAAGCAACATTTGATAAATATACAATTGAAGCTCCCTTCGCTGGCATAGTTACAGAAGCAAATATTAATCCCGGCACGCTCGTGATGAACGGGCAAAAACTTGGTGAGTTTATCAATACATCTTTATTCGAAATGGAAGCTGCTATTTCTTTAAGCGAGATTAATTTACTAAAAATAGGAACTATGGTTGAGCTAAAATCAATTGGAAGTGAGGAAACTATAGAGGGTAAACTTGTTAGAATAAATGAGAAAATTGATTCTGAAACTCAAAGTGTAAAAGTATTTATTCAAAGTTCTGATAAAAAAATAAAAGATGGAATGTTTTTAAGTGCAGAGCTAAAAACAAACTCAAATACTTCGCTGGCAAAACTACCTGAAGACGCGATCAGCAACAACATTGTGAAAGTACAAGTAGAAAATGTTGAGAAGGAAATTGAAGTTGAAATATATGATCGTAGTGAAGATTATGTTTATGTAAAAGGTTTAGAAGATGATTCTCTTGTAGTTATTGAACCAACTATAAATTAA
- a CDS encoding GAF domain-containing protein produces MDYKLLEKQLKSLFENETDMIANMANMSAFVFQEMKDINWAGFYIARENQLVLGPFQGKVACVRIPWGKGVCGSAAEKQETILVENVHEFPGHIACDSASNSELVIPVIINNKTFAIFDIDSPSLGRFTEEDKKGVETLVKVFENRTKLN; encoded by the coding sequence ATGGACTATAAACTTTTAGAAAAACAGTTAAAATCTCTATTCGAAAATGAAACCGATATGATTGCCAATATGGCAAATATGTCGGCTTTTGTTTTTCAGGAAATGAAAGACATAAATTGGGCCGGGTTTTATATTGCCAGGGAAAATCAATTGGTTCTTGGCCCTTTTCAGGGAAAAGTGGCCTGTGTACGTATTCCATGGGGAAAAGGGGTTTGCGGATCAGCAGCTGAAAAGCAGGAAACAATTCTTGTTGAGAATGTCCATGAATTTCCCGGTCACATTGCATGTGACAGCGCTTCCAATTCCGAACTTGTTATACCGGTTATTATTAATAATAAAACTTTTGCAATTTTTGATATTGACAGCCCGTCTCTTGGGAGGTTTACCGAAGAAGACAAAAAAGGTGTTGAAACACTGGTTAAGGTGTTTGAGAATAGAACAAAATTAAATTAA
- a CDS encoding thiolase domain-containing protein, which translates to MRKVAIIGLGQTPVREHWESNLRDLAVTALRDAMDDAGVETVDGVCVGNMLSGALSEQEHLGSLVVDYAGLDGVEGMKIEAACGSGAAAIRMAVKAVSSGLMDTVGVVGVEKLTEYSGKFSTAALATAADADYETTMGLSFVGINALLMRRYLHEYKFNKSDFSVFPVNAHKNSVHNPNAMFRYEITDAQYAKSKLIADPINLLDSSPIADGAAAVIVCAMENVSQFKGKPVSILACEVGTDTLALDNRQDPLWLKGVERSVKKAYYLADIKPKDVDFFELHDAFSIITALSLEASGFAEKGQAIKFANKTDISVKGGLPLTTGGGLKGRGHPVGATGVYQVVEAAKQLRGDVAKEVQVENNNIAMTQNIGGSGATVITTILKRIV; encoded by the coding sequence ATGAGAAAAGTAGCAATTATTGGATTGGGACAGACACCCGTCCGCGAACATTGGGAAAGTAATTTACGGGATTTGGCTGTAACAGCCTTGCGCGACGCTATGGATGATGCCGGAGTTGAAACGGTTGACGGCGTTTGTGTGGGTAATATGTTAAGTGGGGCTTTAAGCGAGCAGGAACATTTAGGTTCACTTGTTGTGGATTATGCTGGTCTTGATGGTGTAGAAGGTATGAAAATTGAAGCTGCCTGTGGCTCAGGCGCTGCTGCAATCCGCATGGCGGTAAAAGCTGTATCTTCAGGATTGATGGATACAGTAGGGGTTGTTGGAGTTGAAAAACTTACCGAGTATTCAGGGAAATTTAGTACTGCCGCACTTGCCACAGCCGCTGATGCTGATTATGAAACAACAATGGGGTTAAGCTTTGTAGGGATTAATGCTTTGCTAATGCGCCGTTACCTGCATGAGTATAAGTTTAACAAAAGTGATTTTTCAGTTTTTCCGGTAAATGCTCATAAAAATTCTGTGCACAACCCAAATGCTATGTTCCGCTATGAGATCACAGATGCGCAGTATGCCAAATCAAAATTAATTGCCGACCCGATTAACCTGCTGGATTCTAGTCCAATTGCCGATGGCGCCGCCGCAGTTATTGTATGTGCAATGGAAAATGTTTCGCAGTTTAAAGGGAAGCCCGTTTCAATATTAGCTTGTGAAGTTGGAACAGACACATTGGCACTTGATAACCGACAGGATCCTCTTTGGTTAAAAGGTGTTGAACGCAGCGTAAAGAAAGCCTATTATCTTGCAGATATAAAACCAAAAGATGTAGACTTTTTTGAGCTTCATGACGCTTTTAGTATAATTACGGCACTTTCTCTGGAAGCAAGCGGTTTTGCTGAAAAGGGACAAGCCATAAAATTTGCTAATAAAACCGACATTAGTGTTAAAGGTGGTTTACCATTAACAACCGGTGGTGGTTTAAAAGGTCGTGGCCATCCTGTCGGTGCAACCGGAGTTTATCAGGTGGTTGAGGCGGCAAAACAACTGCGTGGCGATGTTGCCAAAGAAGTTCAGGTAGAAAATAATAATATTGCCATGACCCAGAATATTGGTGGGAGTGGCGCAACAGTAATTACAACCATTTTAAAAAGAATAGTATAA
- a CDS encoding iron reductase, translating into MVKKLKWTNVILYAALTIFSLPILTQAFAYPWSEETYKQLIHISGEAAARILIVTLLISPVRLLFPKNRFWKFLQKNKRTLGVASFIYLMVHLGIYIIFNFDLATIFADLNKITYIFGWISFLLLIPVAIMSNNASVKNAGFDTWKKIQRLTYPAAIFAALHWALKTDGGIGPALVHFTPLVLLEIYRIYRHYNPEVKFIIPNAINTKMSMSNK; encoded by the coding sequence ATGGTAAAAAAATTGAAATGGACAAATGTTATTTTATATGCTGCTCTCACTATATTTTCCCTACCAATATTGACGCAAGCTTTTGCCTACCCTTGGTCTGAAGAAACATATAAACAATTAATCCACATTTCCGGTGAAGCTGCAGCCCGGATTTTGATTGTTACCCTACTAATTTCGCCAGTCAGGCTGCTATTCCCCAAAAATCGTTTTTGGAAATTTCTGCAAAAAAATAAAAGAACGTTGGGTGTTGCCTCTTTCATATATTTAATGGTTCATCTTGGTATTTATATAATTTTCAATTTTGATCTGGCCACCATTTTTGCCGATTTGAACAAAATAACCTATATCTTTGGCTGGATTTCTTTTCTGCTTCTTATACCTGTTGCCATAATGAGCAATAACGCATCTGTAAAAAATGCCGGCTTTGATACCTGGAAGAAAATTCAGAGACTCACTTATCCGGCGGCAATTTTTGCGGCGCTACATTGGGCATTAAAAACTGATGGAGGAATTGGCCCGGCTCTGGTGCATTTTACTCCTTTGGTCCTACTTGAAATATACCGTATTTACCGCCATTATAATCCGGAAGTAAAGTTTATAATACCAAATGCAATAAACACAAAAATGAGTATGTCAAATAAATAA
- a CDS encoding HAMP domain-containing histidine kinase — MKIRIFQKIQRSLFIKIVLTFLASYIVFTASQALLFRYLFKSAHFIQIQQNSSNYANYIVNEIGTPPDTLIAKRVALKNGIGIRIEGPDLNWKSTNDMREFDEINISEFDKEKNIRVGFDKGLFVDIEINDIHYLFAMERREEGFKYRMELNLFISLFFTTLFLFIIYLVLRWQLNPIRTLHKGITKLSKGDFDLQIETDRHDELGQLIHSVNDMIRSIKERIHARDQLLLDVSHELRSPLTRTKVALEFLEDENVKKNITEDITEMETMITEILETERLKSSHGGVQLQKINLNQIIKEVISEFSDRQPGLKILNLPDSIIINGDAERIRILLRNIIDNALKYSKQDNYPVEVSLREKSDELTIEVQDFGQGIPEKEIPFVFEPFYRVDKSRSKETGGYGLGMNMSRQIMEAHGGTIDISSKLNVGTTVYLKFKK, encoded by the coding sequence ATGAAGATTAGGATATTCCAAAAAATTCAAAGATCTCTATTTATTAAAATCGTATTAACCTTTTTGGCTAGTTATATAGTTTTTACAGCATCGCAAGCCTTGCTCTTCAGATATCTTTTTAAAAGTGCTCATTTTATTCAAATTCAACAGAACTCTTCCAATTATGCAAATTATATAGTTAATGAAATTGGCACGCCACCAGATACGCTTATCGCAAAACGGGTTGCATTAAAAAATGGTATTGGTATCAGGATAGAAGGCCCTGATTTGAACTGGAAAAGTACCAATGACATGCGCGAGTTTGACGAAATAAATATTTCGGAGTTTGATAAAGAGAAAAATATTCGTGTAGGATTTGATAAAGGGCTATTTGTGGATATTGAGATAAATGATATCCACTATTTATTTGCAATGGAACGCCGCGAAGAAGGTTTCAAATATAGAATGGAGTTAAATCTATTTATTAGCCTGTTTTTTACAACTCTATTCTTGTTTATAATTTATTTGGTTTTACGCTGGCAATTAAACCCTATAAGAACATTACATAAGGGCATAACAAAATTAAGTAAGGGTGATTTTGATTTGCAGATTGAAACAGATCGACATGATGAATTGGGACAACTTATACACTCAGTTAATGATATGATCCGAAGTATTAAAGAGCGTATCCATGCCCGAGATCAGCTTTTACTGGATGTAAGCCATGAACTGCGCTCACCACTTACAAGAACAAAAGTTGCCCTTGAATTCCTTGAAGATGAAAATGTGAAGAAGAACATCACAGAAGATATTACAGAAATGGAGACAATGATTACTGAAATATTGGAAACCGAACGTCTCAAAAGTTCTCATGGTGGCGTGCAATTACAAAAGATAAATTTAAATCAAATTATTAAAGAAGTTATCTCTGAATTTTCCGATCGCCAACCGGGCCTGAAAATCTTGAATTTGCCAGATTCAATTATCATAAATGGCGATGCTGAACGTATTCGTATTTTGCTACGAAATATTATTGACAATGCGTTGAAATATTCCAAGCAGGATAATTATCCTGTTGAAGTATCCTTGCGCGAAAAAAGTGATGAGCTCACCATTGAAGTACAGGATTTTGGACAGGGCATTCCTGAAAAAGAAATCCCTTTTGTTTTCGAACCTTTTTACCGGGTAGACAAATCTCGCTCTAAGGAAACGGGCGGTTATGGTTTGGGTATGAATATGAGCCGGCAAATTATGGAAGCCCATGGTGGAACCATTGATATTTCCAGTAAACTGAATGTTGGTACCACTGTATATTTAAAATTTAAAAAATAA
- a CDS encoding EVE domain-containing protein, producing the protein MKYWLAKTEPNTYSWQDLVNEPDKSTMWEGIRNYQVRNLIRDEIKMGDLVFIYHSVVKPMAIQGIAKVTKESYPDSYAFDPNHKYFDPKSNKDNPTWLMFDIQAVEEFDAPVTLTELKSHAPLHRMGLVQKGNRLSIQRVTSVEWQYICGLRKLKAVK; encoded by the coding sequence TTGAAGTACTGGTTAGCAAAAACAGAACCCAATACATATTCCTGGCAAGATTTGGTAAATGAGCCCGATAAATCGACAATGTGGGAAGGTATTCGTAATTATCAGGTTCGGAATTTAATACGTGATGAAATTAAGATGGGGGATCTTGTATTTATCTATCACAGCGTTGTAAAACCAATGGCTATTCAAGGCATAGCTAAAGTAACTAAAGAATCATATCCTGATTCTTATGCATTTGACCCAAACCATAAATACTTTGATCCCAAAAGTAATAAAGACAACCCAACCTGGTTGATGTTTGATATCCAAGCTGTTGAAGAATTTGATGCACCTGTAACATTGACAGAGTTAAAATCCCACGCCCCGCTACATAGAATGGGACTTGTTCAAAAAGGAAACCGGCTTTCTATACAAAGAGTAACATCGGTTGAATGGCAATACATTTGTGGTTTGAGAAAACTAAAAGCAGTAAAATAA
- a CDS encoding low specificity L-threonine aldolase: MNKRSFASDNNAGVHPKIMQALNDCNVGHVVGYGDDPFTESAIKTFKKHFGETVEPFFVYGGTGANVLAIGSMCRPFESVICANTAHINVDECGAPERFSGAKLVDIPTVDGKLTPKQIKPFLFGFDFEHHSQPKAISISQPTELGTVYSIDELKALRQLADEYNLYLHMDGARISNAAVALDINFSEFTLDCGIDVLSFGGNKNGMMFGEALIFFNPSLAENFKYVRKQAMQLHSKMRFISAQFDAFLQSDLWKENATHSNKMAQVLFEKVSGLPGVEITQKVETNAIFVKIPKEIIPKLQEEYFFYVWNEEWGEVRWMASFDTTHEDIENFVNTLKKYLK; the protein is encoded by the coding sequence ATGAATAAAAGATCTTTTGCCAGCGATAATAATGCCGGTGTTCATCCTAAAATAATGCAAGCGTTAAATGATTGTAACGTTGGTCACGTGGTTGGTTATGGTGATGACCCGTTTACTGAATCAGCAATAAAAACTTTTAAAAAACATTTTGGGGAAACAGTTGAGCCTTTCTTTGTTTATGGAGGAACAGGTGCGAATGTGTTGGCTATTGGCAGCATGTGTCGGCCATTTGAATCTGTCATCTGTGCTAATACAGCCCACATAAATGTAGATGAATGTGGCGCCCCGGAACGATTTAGCGGTGCAAAACTTGTTGATATTCCAACAGTTGATGGGAAGTTAACTCCTAAACAAATAAAGCCTTTTTTATTTGGATTTGATTTTGAACATCATAGTCAGCCAAAAGCTATTTCAATTTCTCAACCAACTGAACTGGGTACAGTTTATTCAATTGATGAATTAAAAGCCCTACGTCAACTTGCAGACGAGTACAATCTTTATCTGCATATGGATGGTGCACGGATCTCAAATGCTGCGGTGGCTCTGGATATAAATTTTAGTGAATTTACTTTAGATTGTGGCATTGACGTTTTATCATTTGGTGGTAATAAAAATGGGATGATGTTTGGCGAAGCACTTATTTTTTTTAATCCAAGTCTTGCGGAAAATTTTAAATATGTTCGCAAACAGGCAATGCAGCTTCATTCCAAAATGCGTTTTATTTCTGCTCAGTTTGATGCATTTTTGCAATCCGATTTGTGGAAAGAGAATGCTACCCATTCCAATAAAATGGCACAAGTTCTTTTTGAAAAGGTTTCTGGTTTGCCGGGAGTTGAAATAACTCAGAAAGTGGAAACAAACGCCATTTTTGTTAAAATCCCAAAAGAGATAATCCCAAAATTGCAGGAAGAATATTTCTTTTATGTCTGGAATGAGGAATGGGGAGAAGTGCGTTGGATGGCTTCTTTTGATACAACACATGAGGACATTGAAAATTTTGTAAATACCCTGAAAAAATATTTAAAATAG